A region of the Muricauda sp. MAR_2010_75 genome:
TAAGAAACAGATACCCTAAAAAGGGAAAAAGTCCTTCGCAAGTTTTGGGAAGGACTTTTTGCATATATATGGACGCCGAAGCGGAATATTTTAATATATATACGGCAAGATGGATACCAAAAGACTTTAAAGAAGTGTTAAAAATGGGTGATGTATTGGCTGCTCTAGGTATTTGGTTTTGTAACAGATTGATTTTCTGATAGACTATGTTAAAACAGCGTATACCACCCAATTTCCGTATTTTTATGCTTTAATTGGAATTCGCCATTCGGCATTTATGACACAGACGCCTAAAAACATAGCCATCATCGGTTCCGGATTGGTGGGTTCGCTCTTAGCCATTTATCTACGTAAAAAAGGACATTCGGTTACGGTATTTGACCGTAGGCCGGATATCAGGACCATTAAATTTTCAGGTCGCTCCATCAACCTCGCTATGAGCAATAGGGGTTGGCGTTCATTGCAAAAAGTAGGCTTGGAAAAACGCATCAAGGAGATTGCCATTCCTTTGGACAAGCGCGCGATGCACGTAAATGAAAAACCAGTCTATTTTCAAAAATATGGAAAGGAAGGAGAGGCCATTTGGTCCATTTCCCGTGGGATTCTCAATAAAAAAATGATTGATTTGGCTGAAGAGGCCGGAACTGTTTTCCGGTTCAATGAAAAAGTATGGGATGTAAACCTTCCCGAAGCTAAAATCTATACTGGAGAAACAGAAAAGAGCGAGTGGAAGGAATATCAATACGACCTTGTTTTCGGGTGTGATGGCGCTTTCTCGCGGGTAAGGCACAAAATGCAGCGCCGAAGCCGGTTTGATTATTCCCAAGATTTCATCGATGTAGGGTACAAGGAGCTGACCATTCCCGCCAATGCGGATGGTACCCATAAATTGGACAAGAATTCGTTTCATATTTGGCCAAGGGGCAAATTCATGCTCATAGCCATGCCCAATATCGATGGAAGTTTTACCTGTACGCTGTTCTTGCCTTTTGAGGGAGAAGTCTCCTTTGAAAGTATCACTACAGAAGATCAGGCTAGAAGCTTTTTTAGAACCTATTTTCCAAATGTGAAAAAGAATATTGAGAATCTATCCCAAGATTTTTTCAAAAACCCAACGAGTGCCATGGTTACCATGAAATGCTATCCTTGGACTTATTGGGATAAGGTGGCCTTGGTTGGGGATTCTGCACATGCCATTGTTCCTTTTTACGGGCAGGGCATGAACGCCGGTTTTGAGGATATTTATGTGCTGAACGAGCTCATGGAAACCCATGGAGACAATTGGGATGCCATTTTTAAAGAATACCAAGAAGAACGAAAACCCAATGCCGATGCCATTGCCGAGCTCAGTTACCGAAATTTTGTAGAGATGAGCAGTAAAACGGCTGACCCTAAGTTTCTGCTGCAAAAGAAGATTGAAAAGTGGTTTTCTTCCAAACATCCAGACAAATGGATTCCAGTGTATAGCAGGGTGACCTTCTCTGAAAGGCCTTATGCCGAAGCTTTGGCCATTGGGGACAAACAGGAAGATATTATGCAGGAAATCTTGAAAATTCCAAATATTTCAGAAGAATGGGAAACCAAAGAAGTGGAAGATAAAATCTTGGAACTTTTAGAAGAGGATTAGCAAAGCTCTTTATATTTTTAGTTCGACACGAATTTCACCAATTTTCTCGAAGATATATTGTTTGGGTTAAACCCGTCACCCTGAATTCATTTCAGGGTCGCACTGATGGAGAGGTAGTCAAGAAATCTTTTTCACACGAATCTTGCGAATTTTCTCAAAACTATAAGGTGATATGGGGTTCCGAAACGAGTTCGGAATGACAAAGGCACAATAAAAAAGCCACTTAAAAAGTGGCTTTTAATTTTATAGGAAATGCAAATTATAGCTTCGCAAACAAACCTTGCATTCTTTCTTGCTCTTCCTCTGCCAATAGTGGATCTACCAAGATTCGTCCACTATGCTCATCCGTAATGATTTTTTTACGGGAAGCAATTTCCACCTGTACTTGGGGTGGAATGGTGAAAAACGAACCTCCAGAAGCGCCACGCTCCACAGGAACCACGGCAAGACCATTTTTTACGTTGGTGCGAATCCTTTTATACGCTTGAACCAAACGGTCTTCAATTTTTTCTTCGTATTCCTCTGATTTTTTCAAAAGGGCTTTTTCCTCTTTTTCTGTTTCAGCAAGAATGGCATCCAATTCACCTTTTTTGTGCTTCAAGTGGCCTTCACGCTCCGAAAGTTTTTCTTTGGTCTCAGCAATCACTTCTTTTTTCTGCTCAATCTGTGCCTTGAATTCTTTAATGTTCTTTTCAGCCAATTGAATTTCCAATTCTTGGAATTCCACTTCCTTGCTCAAGGAGTTGAACTCTCGGCTGTTTCGCACATTTTTTTGTTGCTCAGCGTATTTTTTAATAAGCGCTTTGGACTCTTCAATAAGATTTTTCTTGGCAGTGATTTCAAAATTGATGGTCTCAACGTCCGTTTTTAGTTTGTCCATACGGGTTTTTAGACCCAATACCTCATCTTCCAAGTCCTGTACTTCCAATGGGAGTTCACCTCGTACATTGCGTATTTCGTCAACCCTGGAATCAATGAGCTGTAGATCGTACAATGCTCTCAATTTTTCTTCCACGGTGCTTTCTTTTTTGTTCGCCATATTATTTATAAATACTTGATGGGATTTGTTTTACTCTCCGATAAAGAGACTGCAAAATTAGGAATTTTTTTTGTAAGATAATCAACCAATAAATCTTTTGTAAACTGCTCAGTTTCAAAGTGCCCAATATCGGCAAGGACAATCTGGTTTTCGGCCTCAAAAAACTGGTGGTATTTTAGGTCAGAAGTCACAAAAATATCCGCTTTTGCCTTTTTAGCGGCCGAAATGGCAAAGGAGCCACTCCCTCCCAGAACCGCCACTCGTTTTACCTTCTTTCCAAGCAATTTGGAATGGCGCACCATGGATGCGTTCATTTTCTTCTTGACATACTGCAAAAAGGCCATTTCATCCATTTCATCTTCCAGTGTGCCCATCATGCCAATGCCAATGTCCTGGTTTATGTTTTCCAGTGCAGAGATTTCGTAGGCCACCTCTTCATAGGAATGGGCATTAAAAAGTGCTTCAAGGATTTTTTGTTCTTTTTCAAAAGAATAGATCACATTGATCTGGGTTTCTTTTTCCACATGGACCTCCCCAATTTTTCCAACCGTTGGATTGGCTTCTTCACCGGCGACAAAACTTCCTTTGCCTTCCAAGCTAAAACTGCAATTGCTGTATTTTCCAATTTCACCTGCTCCGGCACCAAAAAGAGCCGACTTTATAGCTTCTGATTCTCCATTGGGTGCATAGGTGGTCAATTTTTTGATGGTTCCTTTCTTGGGCATCAGAATCTTTGGATTTTGGATGCCCAATACCTCACAAATCTTGGCATTTACCCCATGTTTGCTGTTGTCCAGGGCCGTATGCATGCTATAAATGGCAATGTTATTGGAGATGGCCTTCATGACCACACGTTCCACATACGTACTGCCAGTAAGTTTTTTGAGACCACTGAATATGATGGGATGGAAACTGACAATTAAGTTGTAATTTTTAGCAATGGCTTCGTCCACAACATTTTCCAACGTGTCCAGCGTGACCAAGACACCATTTACGGTCATATTATGATTTCCCACCAGTAATCCAACGTTGTCAAAATCCTCGGCATGGGCCATAGGAGCCAGTTCTTCCAGTATTTTTGTAATATCCTTTACGGTCATTTGGTTTTTCTTAAGTAGGCTAAAGATAAAATATTATATTTTCGCCCCATGCTGCAATTGCTTCGCAAAATAGCGTTCCCGTTTTCTTTGGTTTATGCCCTAATCGTGCATTTGCGAAATTTTCTATACGATACTGGAGTTTTTCAATCCAAATCTTATAAAACGCCAACCCTTTGTGTGGGCAATTTAAGTGTTGGTGGGACGGGAAAAACCCCCATGATTGAATATCTGGTCAGGTTGTTGGATGGTCATACAATTGCTGTACTGAGTCGTGGGTATAAACGGCAATCCAAAGGATTTTTAATGGCCAATGCAAACAGTTCCGTGTTGGATTTGGGAGATGAACCCTATCAATTGCACAAAAAATTCCCTGAAATCACCGTGGCAGTTGATACCGACCGAAGGAACGGGATTGCCCAGTTGGAAGCCTTGGTGAAACCAGAAATTATCTTATTGGACGACGCATTTCAGCATAGAAGGGTAAGACCAGATTTTTCCATCCTGTTGACGGCCTACGGACATCTTTATACTGATGATTGGTACCTCCCTACGGGAAATCTGAGAGACAGTAAAAGAGAGGCAAGGCGGGCCAATATTATTATTGTTACCAAATGCCCTGAAGTATTTTCGGAAGAAGAACAAACATTGATTCTCCAAAAAATAAAACCGTTACCACATCAGAAAGTATTGTTTTCTAAATTGGAATACAACAATGTGCTTAAGGGCGAAGGGGTGGAACATTTTGAACTTTCAACAGTAAAAAAGAAGCATATGGCATTGGTTACGGGCATTGCCTCACCTGGACCGTTGGTACACCATTTAAAGTCCTTGGGATTGCAGTTTGAGCATTTTGAGTTTGGAGATCATCATAATTTCTCGGACAAGGAAATTGAGCAGTTCGGGAATCATGGGATGGTCTTGACCACGGAAAAGGACTATGTACGCTTAAAGGGCAGGGTAAAAAATTTGTTCTATTTGGAAGTTGCCCACAGCTTTGGCTCTGAAGACGGGATATACTTGGAACAAATCATTAAAAGTCTGATCTAAACCAAACCTTCCATTTTTCGTCTAAAGATATTTTCACCAATTTTTTGATAGAACACCTCGGGTTTAAAAGGTTTGGTGACCACGTCGTTGCAACCGGCTTTGTAAAAACTTTCCAGACTGTCATCCAAAGAGATTGCGGTCAGTGCAATGATGGGGATATCCGGATCAAACTTTCTGATCTGGCGTGTGGCCTCTTCACCACTGATGCCCGGCATGTGGATGTCCATTAGAATGCAGTCATAAGTGTTTGCCTTGGCCATGTCAATGGCCTCGTTACCATTATTGGCAATATCGCAGGTAATCTCTTTTTTGGTGAGCATTTTTTTGGTGATGACCTGGTTGATCTTGTTGTCTTCCACAATTAATACGTGGAGTCCCTTAAAGTCAAATTCTTCAGGATTTAGTTCAAAAGCAACTTCATCAATGGCTTTATCATCACATTTTAGGTCCATTTCAAAGAAGAAGGAACTTCCATGGCCCAATTCACTTTCCAATTGAATGGTGCTTCCAAAGAGACCAAGTAAGCTTTTTACTATGGTAAGTCCAAGTCCGGTGCCTCCATATTCCCTATTGATTTGGATGGAGCCCTGTTCAAAACTGTCAAAGATATTTTTCTGCTTATCTTCTGAAATTCCAATACCGCTATCCCTGACCTCAAAGTAAAGTTTTACTTGATCTTCCTCTTTTTTC
Encoded here:
- a CDS encoding NAD(P)/FAD-dependent oxidoreductase, yielding MTQTPKNIAIIGSGLVGSLLAIYLRKKGHSVTVFDRRPDIRTIKFSGRSINLAMSNRGWRSLQKVGLEKRIKEIAIPLDKRAMHVNEKPVYFQKYGKEGEAIWSISRGILNKKMIDLAEEAGTVFRFNEKVWDVNLPEAKIYTGETEKSEWKEYQYDLVFGCDGAFSRVRHKMQRRSRFDYSQDFIDVGYKELTIPANADGTHKLDKNSFHIWPRGKFMLIAMPNIDGSFTCTLFLPFEGEVSFESITTEDQARSFFRTYFPNVKKNIENLSQDFFKNPTSAMVTMKCYPWTYWDKVALVGDSAHAIVPFYGQGMNAGFEDIYVLNELMETHGDNWDAIFKEYQEERKPNADAIAELSYRNFVEMSSKTADPKFLLQKKIEKWFSSKHPDKWIPVYSRVTFSERPYAEALAIGDKQEDIMQEILKIPNISEEWETKEVEDKILELLEED
- a CDS encoding zinc ribbon domain-containing protein, translating into MANKKESTVEEKLRALYDLQLIDSRVDEIRNVRGELPLEVQDLEDEVLGLKTRMDKLKTDVETINFEITAKKNLIEESKALIKKYAEQQKNVRNSREFNSLSKEVEFQELEIQLAEKNIKEFKAQIEQKKEVIAETKEKLSEREGHLKHKKGELDAILAETEKEEKALLKKSEEYEEKIEDRLVQAYKRIRTNVKNGLAVVPVERGASGGSFFTIPPQVQVEIASRKKIITDEHSGRILVDPLLAEEEQERMQGLFAKL
- a CDS encoding Nif3-like dinuclear metal center hexameric protein, with protein sequence MTVKDITKILEELAPMAHAEDFDNVGLLVGNHNMTVNGVLVTLDTLENVVDEAIAKNYNLIVSFHPIIFSGLKKLTGSTYVERVVMKAISNNIAIYSMHTALDNSKHGVNAKICEVLGIQNPKILMPKKGTIKKLTTYAPNGESEAIKSALFGAGAGEIGKYSNCSFSLEGKGSFVAGEEANPTVGKIGEVHVEKETQINVIYSFEKEQKILEALFNAHSYEEVAYEISALENINQDIGIGMMGTLEDEMDEMAFLQYVKKKMNASMVRHSKLLGKKVKRVAVLGGSGSFAISAAKKAKADIFVTSDLKYHQFFEAENQIVLADIGHFETEQFTKDLLVDYLTKKIPNFAVSLSESKTNPIKYL
- the lpxK gene encoding tetraacyldisaccharide 4'-kinase, whose amino-acid sequence is MLQLLRKIAFPFSLVYALIVHLRNFLYDTGVFQSKSYKTPTLCVGNLSVGGTGKTPMIEYLVRLLDGHTIAVLSRGYKRQSKGFLMANANSSVLDLGDEPYQLHKKFPEITVAVDTDRRNGIAQLEALVKPEIILLDDAFQHRRVRPDFSILLTAYGHLYTDDWYLPTGNLRDSKREARRANIIIVTKCPEVFSEEEQTLILQKIKPLPHQKVLFSKLEYNNVLKGEGVEHFELSTVKKKHMALVTGIASPGPLVHHLKSLGLQFEHFEFGDHHNFSDKEIEQFGNHGMVLTTEKDYVRLKGRVKNLFYLEVAHSFGSEDGIYLEQIIKSLI